The following proteins come from a genomic window of Lolium rigidum isolate FL_2022 chromosome 5, APGP_CSIRO_Lrig_0.1, whole genome shotgun sequence:
- the LOC124658371 gene encoding wall-associated receptor kinase 3-like — protein sequence MKLGRSPLLLSGHLLLCVPAIWVLATADVAAGQRPGCPAKCGDVDIPFPFGVGDECAFSGGFDINCTSVDNATKPLWGSQEVTKISLPDAKIWMNVRAISSQCYYSSTGTMNYSNIWWNLTSSPLWISEVDNSIIVIGCNTLAYMKSSSYAIGCYATCTDVTLENGKCSGAGCCEAEIPKGTVDYHGYFNQYYNTTKIWQKSPCSYMVLMEKDAFSFNTSYVNPMVFYDTYQGAVPMVLNWRIRPSTCEEAKKNMRAYACVSRDSKCVDATIGLTAGYRCNCSDGYKGNPYIVDGCQDINECLETANPCGPEMICQNTPANFSCSCLPGNYMTHGVCVPNQKRSRFRPMPVVGACIGLVVFVIFIACACLVQERRELRKMKQSYFRQHGGLILFNEMKSKEGNAFKIFHEEELQQATDNFSEKQVLGHGGHGTVYKGLLKGNVEVAVKKCKTIDEQHKKEFGKEMAILSQINHKNIVKLLGCCLEVEVPMLVYEFVPNGTLFHLIHRNHGRCISLATRLGIAIESADALTYLHSSASTPILHGDVKSPNILLDGNLSAKVSDFGASILAPTDESQFVTLVQGTCGYLDPEYMQTCYLTDKSDVYSFGVVLVELLTGRIPFNLDAPEKEKSLAMMFMSAMKENRLADILDDQVKGEDNMEILEEIAEIAKHCLDMCGDNRPSMKEVTEKLDGLMKVMQHPWVQENPEEMEGLLSEPMANSTIASAEYFRIEKNAINAMQSGR from the exons ATGAAGCTGGGGCGTTCTCCGCTTCTTCTCTCTGGCCATCTTCTTCTTTGCGTTCCGGCGATTTGGGTGCTGGCCACTGCCGATGTAGCGGCCGGCCAGCGTCCCGGCTGCCCGGCAAAGTGCGGCGACGTCGACATCCCGTTCCCGTTCGGCGTTGGCGATGAGTGCGCGTTCAGCGGCGGCTTTGACATCAACTGCACGAGCGTTGATAACGCCACGAAGCCTCTTTGGGGGAGTCAGGAGGTGACCAAGATCTCCCTGCCTGACGCTAAGATCTGGATGAATGTTAGGGCGATCTCCTCGCAGTGCTATTACTCATCCACTGGCACTATGAACTACTCTAATATATGGTGGAACCTCACCAGTTCACCATTATGGATATCGGAAGTGGATAACTCAATTATCGTCATCGGGTGCAATACTCTAGCTTATATGAAGAGCTCTTCG TATGCAATAGGTTGCTATGCGACATGCACTGACGTCACCCTCGAGAATGGAAAATGCTCTGGTGCCGGCTGCTGCGAAGCCGAGATCCCAAAAGGCACTGTGGATTATCATGGCTATTTCAACCAATACTATAACACGACAAAAATATGGCAAAAGAGTCCTTGCAGCTACATGGTACTGATGGAAAAGGATGCTTTCAGTTTCAACACCAGCTATGTCAATCCGATGGTGTTTTATGATACATACCAGGGTGCAGTTCCCATGGTCCTGAACTGGCGAATACGGCCATCGACTTGCGAGGAAGCTAAAAAGAACATGAGAGCTTATGCCTGTGTCAGCAGGGATAGCAAATGTGTTGATGCCACCATCGGCTTGACGGCAGGTTACCGTTGCAATTGCTCGGATGGTTACAAAGGCAACCCTTACATCGTGGATGGATGCCAAG ATATTAACGAGTGCCTTGAAACTGCTAATCCTTGCGGCCCTGAGATGATCTGCCAGAACACGCCGGCGAATTTCAGCTGCTCATGTCTCCCAGGAAATTATATGACGCACGGCGTTTGCGTGCCAAATCAAAAGCGTTCCCGTTTTCGGCCCATGCCTGTTGTTG GTGCATGTATTGGACTAGTCGTGTTTGTGATATTCATAGCATGTGCATGCTTGGTCCAAGAGAGAAGAGAGCTACGGAAAATGAAACAGAGCTACTTTCGGCAGCATGGAGGTCTCATATTATTTAACGAGATGAAGTCAAAAGAGGGCAATGCATTCAAAATCTTCCACGAGGAAGAATTGCAGCAGGCAACTGACAACTTTAGTGAAAAACAAGTCCTGGGTCATGGAGGACATGGAACCGTGTACAAGGGACTTCTCAAGGGTAACGTGGAAGTAGCTGTGAAGAAATGTAAGACGATCGACGAGCAACACAAGAAAGAGTTCGGTAAAGAGATGGCAATCCTATCCCAGATCAACCACAAAAATATTGTGAAGCTCCTCGGTTGTTGCCTCGAAGTGGAAGTCCCCATGCTGGTGTACGAGTTCGTTCCAAACGGTACGCTCTTCCATCTCATACACCGCAACCATGGCCGGTGTATCTCCTTGGCTACTCGCTTAGGGATCGCCATCGAATCTGCGGATGCGCTCACCTACCTTCACTCGTCGGCTTCAACACCCATCCTACATGGAGACGTCAAGTCCCCCAACATCCTCCTCGATGGCAACCTTAGCGCGAAAGTCTCTGACTTTGGCGCCTCCATCCTGGCACCAACTGATGAGTCACAGTTCGTCACACTTGTACAAGGGACATGTGGTTACCTCGACCCGGAGTACATGCAAACATGCTATTTGACAGACAAGAGCGACGTGTATAGCTTTGGGGTTGTTCTTGTTGAGCTCCTCACGGGAAGAATACCTTTCAATCTTGATGCCCCAGAGAAAGAGAAGAGTCTAGCAATGATGTTTATGTCTGCAATGAAGGAGAATAGGTTGGCTGACATATTAGATGACCAGGTCAAGGGTGAAGACAACATGGAGATTCTTGAAGAGATCGCAGAGATAGCAAAGCACTGTTTGGATATGTGTGGTGATAACAGGCCCTCAATGAAGGAGGTTACAGAGAAGCTTGATGGACTGATGAAGGTGATGCAGCATCCGTGGGTGCAAGAGAACCCCGAAGAGATGGAAGGCTTGCTTTCCGAGCCCATGGCCAACTCGACGATCGCTAGTGCTGAATATTTCAGAATTGAGAAAAATGCTATTAATGCTATGCAATCTGGTCGTTAA